Proteins from a genomic interval of Meiothermus sp.:
- a CDS encoding iron ABC transporter permease: MLGRRLLVFTGLLGLLVLGLVLGVGQGAVPIAPDEVVRALLGLGENPIITELRLPRVLGALLVGAALGLSGAAFQGLFRNPLADPYLMGSAAGAAFGVTLAVSLAGGLGGAFAQHAVFSFLPASATWFGFLGAIGAVLLVLFLSGGASRTHDLILAGVVVGSVLVGLTSYLMLQDADRVRAVFAYTLGNLAFLSWPGVGSLALYLLLTLPLFLLLARTLNALTLGEETARSLGLPLEGLKLLLIGAATLLTAAAVAQAGIIGFVGLVAPHVLRRLLGGDYRYLLPGSALGGAVLLLWADLGARVLVAPAELPVGIVTTLLGGPFFLYLLWRGRRV, encoded by the coding sequence ATGCTCGGTCGGCGGCTGCTGGTTTTTACGGGCCTGCTGGGCCTGCTGGTGCTGGGCCTGGTGCTGGGGGTGGGGCAGGGGGCCGTGCCCATTGCGCCGGATGAGGTGGTGCGGGCTTTGCTGGGCCTCGGCGAGAACCCCATCATCACCGAGCTGCGCCTGCCCAGGGTGCTGGGGGCCCTGCTGGTGGGGGCCGCGCTGGGCCTCTCGGGTGCGGCCTTCCAGGGCCTGTTTCGCAACCCCCTGGCCGACCCCTACCTGATGGGCTCGGCGGCGGGGGCGGCCTTTGGGGTCACGCTGGCGGTGAGCCTGGCGGGGGGGCTGGGTGGGGCCTTTGCCCAGCATGCGGTGTTCAGTTTTCTGCCCGCTTCGGCCACCTGGTTTGGCTTTCTGGGGGCGATTGGGGCCGTTCTGCTGGTGCTTTTTCTCTCGGGTGGGGCCAGCCGCACCCACGACCTGATTCTGGCCGGGGTGGTGGTGGGAAGCGTGCTGGTGGGCCTGACCAGCTACCTGATGCTGCAGGATGCCGACCGGGTGCGGGCGGTGTTTGCCTATACCCTGGGCAACCTGGCCTTCCTGAGCTGGCCGGGGGTGGGGTCGCTGGCCTTGTACCTGCTGCTCACCTTGCCGCTCTTTTTGCTGCTGGCCCGCACCCTCAACGCCCTCACCCTGGGCGAGGAGACCGCCCGCAGCCTGGGACTGCCGCTCGAGGGGCTCAAGCTGCTCTTGATTGGGGCCGCCACCCTGCTGACCGCTGCGGCGGTGGCCCAGGCCGGCATCATCGGTTTTGTGGGCCTGGTGGCCCCGCACGTGCTCCGGCGGCTCTTGGGGGGCGACTACCGCTACCTGCTGCCGGGCTCGGCCCTGGGAGGGGCGGTGCTGTTGCTCTGGGCCGACCTGGGGGCGCGGGTGCTGGTGGCCCCGGCGGAGCTGCCGGTGGGCATCGTGACCACGCTGCTGGGGGGGCCCTTTTTCCTGTACTTGCTGTGGCGGGGGCGGCGGGTATGA
- a CDS encoding ABC transporter substrate-binding protein, with translation MKRFFWLLLLALSFALLTSGLAQPFPRTLTDDLGRSVTLKAAPQRIVAMLPSVSETVCALNACGRLVGVDDFSDFPEQVKRLPKVGGYFNPNLEAILALKPDLVIVSIYGKLHEGLERAGVATFAIKPETYDDIFRTTRLLGRVLGLEAQAERLVAQIQREVYAVETRAAKATQRPTVYYEIDPTPYTVGPESFIGVLITKARGQNIVPRELGLFPQISPELVVQKNPAVIVLTHPGAADLPKRAGWGSLAAIRNQRICAFTGQQDNLLSRPGPRVAQGLQLLVGCFHPELR, from the coding sequence ATGAAGAGATTTTTCTGGCTTTTGCTTCTGGCTCTAAGCTTTGCGCTACTAACCTCTGGCCTGGCCCAGCCGTTCCCGCGCACCCTGACCGACGACCTGGGCCGCAGCGTTACGCTCAAAGCCGCGCCCCAGCGCATTGTGGCCATGCTGCCCTCGGTCAGCGAGACGGTGTGCGCCCTGAATGCCTGTGGGCGGCTGGTGGGGGTGGACGACTTCTCCGATTTTCCCGAGCAGGTCAAGCGGCTGCCCAAGGTGGGGGGGTATTTCAACCCCAACCTCGAGGCCATCCTGGCCCTCAAGCCCGACCTGGTGATCGTCTCGATCTACGGCAAGCTGCACGAGGGGCTCGAGCGGGCCGGGGTCGCTACCTTTGCCATCAAGCCCGAAACCTACGACGACATCTTCCGCACCACCCGCCTGCTGGGCCGGGTGCTGGGGCTGGAAGCCCAGGCCGAGCGGCTGGTGGCGCAAATACAACGCGAAGTGTACGCGGTGGAGACCCGGGCGGCCAAGGCCACCCAGCGCCCCACGGTCTACTACGAGATTGACCCCACGCCCTACACGGTGGGGCCCGAATCGTTCATCGGCGTGCTGATTACCAAGGCCCGCGGCCAGAACATCGTCCCCAGGGAGCTGGGGCTCTTCCCCCAGATCAGCCCCGAGCTGGTGGTGCAGAAGAACCCCGCCGTTATCGTGCTCACCCATCCAGGGGCCGCCGACCTGCCCAAGCGGGCGGGCTGGGGCAGCCTGGCGGCCATCCGCAACCAGCGCATCTGCGCTTTTACCGGCCAGCAGGACAACCTGCTCTCGCGGCCCGGCCCGCGGGTAGCCCAGGGGTTGCAACTCCTGGTGGGCTGCTTCCACCCCGAGCTGCGCTAG
- a CDS encoding TIGR02710 family CRISPR-associated CARF protein encodes MQEQLNTVLILGVGQTLEPLEFALTEHTPQGVIFIASQGSQVVSAELIQRYRAELRYHTLLLDDPEDLGEVFRKGRLALQKALEWEARAIVADITGGTKTMSAGLVLALTGQGVTFSYVGGEARDGQGRVKSGSERLRLLEDPTYRYGLREWEGFRRAWNQCDYRAAQEFLDELLARPLTPSEKRFYEHLKGITEGMLEWDLFYHKAAWQKLEAHLEPALAIAEAWGHGTKVRALQELQQAKARLRAILDREGKPTFALLADLLANAQRRASRGRYDDALARLYRAVELAAEADLYERTGIELRLASTYPDKLQDLAGRKTPGLKEALGLAFEIDTRLGNTGTLAQQLYGDYSSQLQGLLQQRHSSILAHGVKPVKPEALKGLQDYLGEKGLEAAPAWPNW; translated from the coding sequence GTGCAGGAGCAACTAAACACAGTTTTGATTCTGGGGGTGGGGCAGACCCTGGAGCCCCTCGAGTTTGCCCTGACCGAGCACACCCCGCAGGGGGTGATTTTTATAGCTAGCCAGGGTTCGCAGGTGGTGTCGGCAGAGCTTATCCAGCGGTATAGGGCTGAGTTGCGCTACCATACCCTGCTGCTCGACGACCCCGAAGACCTGGGCGAGGTGTTTCGCAAGGGGCGCTTGGCGTTGCAAAAGGCGCTCGAGTGGGAGGCGCGGGCCATAGTGGCCGATATTACCGGGGGCACCAAAACCATGTCGGCGGGGCTGGTGCTGGCCCTTACCGGGCAGGGCGTTACCTTTAGCTATGTGGGCGGCGAGGCCCGCGACGGCCAGGGGCGGGTGAAAAGCGGCAGCGAGCGGCTGCGGCTGCTGGAAGACCCCACCTACCGCTACGGCCTGCGCGAGTGGGAGGGCTTCCGGCGGGCCTGGAACCAGTGCGACTACCGGGCCGCACAGGAGTTTCTGGACGAACTGCTGGCCCGGCCCCTGACCCCCTCCGAAAAGCGCTTTTACGAGCACCTGAAGGGGATTACCGAGGGCATGCTGGAGTGGGACTTGTTCTACCACAAGGCGGCCTGGCAGAAGCTGGAAGCACACCTCGAGCCCGCCCTTGCCATTGCCGAGGCCTGGGGGCACGGAACCAAGGTACGGGCGTTGCAGGAGTTGCAGCAGGCCAAAGCCCGGCTGCGGGCCATCCTGGATCGGGAGGGCAAGCCCACCTTTGCCCTGCTGGCCGACCTCCTGGCCAACGCCCAGCGCCGGGCCTCCAGGGGCCGCTACGACGACGCCCTGGCCCGGCTTTACCGGGCGGTGGAGCTGGCTGCCGAGGCCGACCTGTACGAGCGCACCGGCATTGAGCTGCGCCTGGCTTCCACCTACCCCGACAAGCTACAGGATCTGGCCGGTCGAAAAACCCCCGGACTCAAGGAGGCCCTGGGGCTGGCCTTTGAAATTGACACCCGGCTGGGCAATACCGGAACCCTGGCCCAGCAGCTCTATGGTGACTACTCGAGCCAGCTTCAAGGCCTGTTGCAGCAGCGCCACAGCAGCATTCTGGCCCACGGGGTAAAGCCGGTTAAGCCCGAGGCCCTGAAAGGTTTGCAAGACTACCTGGGTGAAAAGGGCCTCGAGGCCGCTCCGGCCTGGCCCAACTGGTAG